ACACACAAGCGATTCATGATTACAAAGAAAGTGTCGGCACATTCGAGCACATGAGTCCGAATTTTACCCGCGCATACAATGAGTTTACCGGTGTATCTTTTGCAGCAGGCGCTCTATCGCAAAAAGATAAGCAATTGATTGCTTTTGGTGTGAGTCTCGCCTCTCAGGACGAATACTGCATTCTCTACCATGCAATGGAGGCGCTCCATAAAGGCGCGAGTGAGCAGGAAATTTATGAGGCGCTTCAAGTAACGGCTGCTCTGCGGGGAGGCTCTGCCTTCTCCCAATTGCCGCTTGTACAGCATGCGCTAAGTGAATTCAAAACCCAAGTGCAGTAATCCCCATCGATTCGCTTTTGTTTTGTGCATCTCAACTAGGTGGTAAGGATATACAAGAGAACAAAAAAGGAGGCACGACTCATGGCGGACGAAAAGCATAAAAAAGATGTGGAAAAGGGTAAATTGGCGGAAGTAAAGGAGTGGGACCCGCTAGATACCCCGCAGATTAGTGAATCCCGTGAAGCACAGCGCCGTCTCGGACGTGGTGCTGAGATGCCAGGCTTATATGAAGGCGATAGGGCCAAGACAGAGGACGGTGAGGAAGAGCGCACGAAGGATGAACGTCTTGCTTCCATTCAGAAGAATCTCGATTTAATGAAGCGAGGCATTACGGAAGAGACGGCGAAAGCCAAAGAGGTAGCCGAAAACTTCAAAAGTCTCGGCCGTAAAAAAGAAGAAGGCAGATAAATGAACAGCCATCCGGAACATGTCCGGACGGCTGTTTTTATTATAAATATTCGGTAAGAATAGCAACGAATGCTTCAAGTCCTTTTTCATCGATTTCATCGAAGCGATCTTTTTCGGGACTATCAATATCAAGAACGCCAAGTAACGCTCCGTTCTTAACAATGGGTATGACAATCTCTGATTGAGAGGCGGCATCGCAGGCGATATGACCTGCAAATTGATGGACGTCTGCTATACGAAGTGTTTTGCGCTCATCTGCCGACGTGCCGCATACGCCTCTGCCAAGTGGAATCCGAACGCAGGCGGGTAGTCCTTGGAATGGGCCTAATACGAGCTGATTTTCGGTTTCATCATATAAATAGAATCCAACCCAGTTAATACGGTCAAGAAACTGGTTAAGCAATGCGGAAGCATTGGCCAAGTTAGCGACTCGATTGGGTTCGTCTTCGATTAATGCAGTAAGCTGTTTGCCGACGAGTTCATAATTCTTCTCGCGGGATGCTGCGTATTTCTTTACTTCAAACATTCTCTTCATCCCTTCTTTGCAACAAAATGTACATATCTATCATACCATACCCATACATGATCGGGAGGAGAGAGATGCAAAGAGGGCGTAGTACTTACACAGCAAAAATATATTGCACTCCTATACGCAATATATTTTTGCAGCAAATGATGATTGCGGCAATAGAGATAGGAAATGCAGAAAATCTCAGGGAATAAATAATGAATAGGATTGGCATGAAGATTGCAAAGTTAAAAAGCAAACAATAAAGAGTGATACAGGAGGAAGTTACAACTATGATCCCATATCGTCCCGAACCATTTACCAACTTTGCGGAAGAGAACAACATGAAAGCGATTAATGACGCACTAGAGAAGGTGTCTGCTGAACTGGGCCGTGACTACCCGCTCGTCATTCAAGGCGAAGAAATCATGACCGATGAACGTCTCGTCTCCGTGAATCCGTCAGCCAAAAAAGAAGTCATCGGCACGCTCTCAAGCGCGGATCAAGCCTTGGCCGATCAAGCGATGCAGTCCGCTGCTGCGACCTTTACAACCTGGTCGCGCGTTCCGGCAGAACAGCGGGCGGGTTATCTGTTCAAAGCCGCCGCGATGATGCGCCGCCGCAAGCATGAATTCTCTG
The Aneurinibacillus sp. REN35 genome window above contains:
- a CDS encoding aldehyde dehydrogenase family protein, which translates into the protein MIPYRPEPFTNFAEENNMKAINDALEKVSAELGRDYPLVIQGEEIMTDERLVSVNPSAKKEVIGTLSSADQALADQAMQSAAATFTTWSRVPAEQRAGYLFKAAAMMRRRKHEFS
- a CDS encoding carboxymuconolactone decarboxylase family protein; protein product: MNQYTQAIHDYKESVGTFEHMSPNFTRAYNEFTGVSFAAGALSQKDKQLIAFGVSLASQDEYCILYHAMEALHKGASEQEIYEALQVTAALRGGSAFSQLPLVQHALSEFKTQVQ
- a CDS encoding GAF domain-containing protein gives rise to the protein MFEVKKYAASREKNYELVGKQLTALIEDEPNRVANLANASALLNQFLDRINWVGFYLYDETENQLVLGPFQGLPACVRIPLGRGVCGTSADERKTLRIADVHQFAGHIACDAASQSEIVIPIVKNGALLGVLDIDSPEKDRFDEIDEKGLEAFVAILTEYL